A stretch of the Uranotaenia lowii strain MFRU-FL chromosome 3, ASM2978415v1, whole genome shotgun sequence genome encodes the following:
- the LOC129752354 gene encoding uncharacterized protein LOC129752354 encodes MPSSGADYQFAHPQGGVFINNPVRHPNFGLNVQPCAWQASEQHPPTVPPTVSADLGKGFPHATGRMITPQQLAARQVVSRDLPKFSGDPLEWPMFLSAFESTTAMCGIQPDENLARLQKSLVGSAREKVQNILTLPDAIPEIIDILRAECGRPDQIVYCLLSKIRKTAQPSVTKLETLVTFGREVRNMVTYMQSAKLNTHLDNPLLLAELVAKLPPDLQLQWGMKLAALPEPSLGDFCAFVSAYRTAACKVKLTSDVGLNEKATKGVVRKEKPVYLNAHSASVSSAPGPPASKVTPVLKPCLMCKSTTHRVRTCKQFETLPLEEKLRFISETDMCKRCLAPHGRWPCRNKQPCGINGCPEPHHKLLHPGSCSTLKSQGSESSVSVTAHHQHQQGTTFFKILPVTLHANGKSVSTFAFLDDGSDLTLVEDELIDELGLVGERIPLCLQWTSNVTRSESNSRKVEIGISGASNNRIHQLANVRTVESLELPKQSLDYESLSNQFPHLSGLPISSYRTAVPRILIGVDNAQLNLALKKRERSGGEPVAAKFRLGWAIFGGRRAPETIGSAFVHVCECSNSRELHEMVQQYFEFENLAISGLNPPESDEDRRARRLLEETTVRTPSGKFQTGLLWKSDEPVFPNNFSMAVRRHGCFERRLLKDPELKTNIDKQIDDYLQKGTRLLRSLDTTGYVHKATSDELRNSDDRKIWYLPISAVRHPRKPTKVRVVWDAAATYGGTSLNSQLLKGPDLVKPLLSVLCRFRQKQYAIAGDIRQMFHQLIIRPEDRNAQRFLYRENPEAALDVYIMDVATFGATCSPCSAQFAKNKNAQEHKDRYPEAAEAIVDNTYVDDFLASCDTIEEATKLALEVSLVNRSAGFEIPSWQSNSEHLLKRVGVTTGDEMKSFAIEKTTKTERVLGMMWVPSEDVFVFSADFRTDLLPLLSGETRPTKRQVLQVVMSLFDPLGIVACYTIHGKILIQSIWRSGILWDDPICDDDFDMWQRWIKLTPKLENVRVPRCYFPNYTTGSYNSLQLHVFVDASELAYCAAAYFRIVDGDTPRCALVAAKAKVTPLRPQSIPRNELGAAVIGSRLLKSVEESHSLQITEKFLWTDSSTVMAWLRADPRKYRQFVGFRIAEILTNTSVEDWQWVPSRDNIADQGTKWGNGPNFDPDGLWYKGPEFLYRPTEEWPKQKPCLESPKDELRSVNVHRQSDDDFVVNMESFSRWDGLLNRVAYMYHFVHRFKRFKREPVESSESCGDLNRDDYVSAEAAIWRAVQRQVFAEEIQVLRSSSELSSKQWKRIGKGSVLAKLSPVIDESGVLRMASRIDPQAAYYSFDFRNPVIIPRDHHVTTLLILRFHQKYGHANTETVLNELKQRYYIPRMRASVKKAIKSCMWCRVYLARPQAPKMAPLPQPRVKPYVRPFTFTGLDYFGPLLVKRGRSDEKRILQDGNSAVCR; translated from the exons ATGCCGTCATCTGGTGCTGATTATCAGTTTGCGCACCCTCAGGGAGGAGTCTTTATCAACAACCCAGTCAGGCATCCGAACTTTGGTTTGAATGTACAGCCGTGTGCTTGGCAAGCATCCGAGCAGCACCCGCCTACAGTTCCACCAACAGTGTCAGCAGATTTGGGTAAAGGATTTCCTCATGCTACAGGTCGCATGATTACGCCACAGCAACTGGCGGCGCGTCAAGTTGTCTCTAGAGACCTCCCCAAGTTTTCCGGGGACCCACTCGAGTGGCCCATGTTCTTGAGTGCATTTGAATCGACAACGGCCATGTGTGGCATACAACCCGACGAGAACCTTGCTAGGCTACAGAAAAGTCTTGTTGGTAGCGCTCGCGAAAAGGTTCAGAATATTCTAACGCTGCCGGATGCAATCCCGGAAATTATCGACATCCTACGAGCCGAGTGTGGAAGGCCAGACCAAATTGTATACTGTCTGCTATCCAAGATCCGGAAAACCGCTCAGCCGTCTGTGACGAAATTGGAGACGCTTGTGACGTTCGGCAGAGAGGTACGCAACATGGTGACGTACATGCAGTCAGCGAAACTGAACACCCATTTGGACAATCCACTATTGCTGGCAGAGCTTGTTGCTAAGCTTCCACCCGACTTGCAGCTACAATGGGGTATGAAGTTAGCAGCTCTTCCGGAACCATCGCTTGGCGATTTCTGTGCGTTTGTGTCGGCTTATCGAACAGCGGCATGCAAGGTGAAATTGACGTCGGATGTTGGTCTGAATGAAAAAGCCACAAAAGGTGTTGTGAGAAAGGAGAAGCCAGTTTATTTGAACGCACATTCCGCCTCCGTGTCCTCAGCGCCTGGACCACCGGCTTCGAAAGTTACTCCGGTGCTAAAGCCGTGCCTGATGTGCAAAAGTACAACGCACAGAGTCCGAACTTGTAAGCAGTTCGAAACGTTGCCGCTCGAAGAGAAGCTGAGGTTCATCAGTGAAACGGATATGTGTAAGCGTTGTCTGGCGCCGCATGGAAGGTGGCCTTGCCGAAACAAGCAGCCTTGCGGGATCAATGGATGCCCTGAGCCCCACCATAAACTGCTACATCCAGGAAGTTGTTCGACTCTCAAGAGTCAAGGATCGGAATCTTCGGTATCGGTAACTGCCCATCATCAACACCAGCAAGGCACCACTTTCTTCAAAATACTTCCCGTGACTCTTCACGCGAACGGGAAGTCGGTGTCCACATTTGCTTTTCTGGATGACGGATCCGACCTGACGCTGGTCGAAGACGAACTTATCGACGAACTGGGCTTGGTGGGCGAAAGAATTCCGCTTTGCTTGCAGTGGACTAGTAACGTCACGAGAAGTGAAAGTAACTCTCGTAAGGTCGAGATAGGTATCTCGGGTGCTTCGAACAATCGCATCCATCAGCTGGCGAACGTAAGAACCGTTGAGAGCTTGGAATTACCGAAGCAGAGCCTGGATTATGAGAGTCTCTCGAACCAATTCCCCCATCTGAGTGGACTTcccatcagcagctaccggaCGGCCGTGCCACGAATTCTTATCGGTGTCGATAATGCCCAGCTCAACTTAGCTTTGAAGAAGAGGGAAAGATCCGGAGGAGAACCTGTTGCTGCTAAATTTCGCCTCGGATGGGCAATATTCGGTGGAAGACGAGCACCTGAGACGATAGGTAGTGCTTTTGTTCACGTCTGCGAGTGCTCCAATAGCCGCGAGCTCCATGAAATGGTCCAGCAGTATTTTGAATTCGAAAACCTGGCGATATCCGGATTGAATCCGCCCGAATCCGATGAAGATCGACGGGCCAGAAGATTGCTCGAAGAGACGACAGTTCGTACACCATCCGGAAAGTTCCAAACTGGATTGCTTTGGAAAAGCGATGAGCCGGTTTTTCCGAACAACTTTAGCATGGCAGTACGTCGACACGGTTGTTTTGAAAGGCGCTTGCTGAAAGATCCCGAACTGAAAACTAATATTGACAAGCAAATCGACGATTATCTGCAGAAGGG CACTCGACTCCTTCGATCGTTGGATACCACAGGGTACGTTCACAAAGCGACGTCAGACGAGCTCCGCAACAGTGACGACAGAAAGATTTGGTACCTGCCAATCAGCGCAGTGCGACATCCACGCAAGCCAACGAAGGTGCGTGTAGTCTGGGATGCTGCGGCAACGTATGGAGGAACCTCTCTGAACTCCCAGCTTTTGAAAGGGCCGGATTTGGTGAAGCCGCTTCTATCTGTCCTCTGCCGATTCCGACAGAAACAGTATGCCATCGCTGGGGACATAAGGCAAATGTTCCACCAGTTGATTATTCGTCCGGAAGATAGGAACGCACAACGATTTTTGTATCGGGAAAATCCAGAAGCTGCGCTCGACGTGTACATAATGGACGTCGCAACGTTCGGGGCAACATGCTCCCCGTGTTCAGCACAGTTTGCTAAGAATAAAAACGCCCAGGAACATAAAGATCGTTATCCGGAAGCTGCTGAAGCAATCGTTGACAACACATATGTTGACGATTTTCTTGCGAGCTGTGATACCATTGAAGAGGCAACGAAACTGGCTTTGGAAGTGAGTTTGGTCAACCGATCGGCTGGTTTTGAGATACCTAGTTGGCAGTCGAATTCCGAACACCTCCTGAAACGGGTTGGGGTGACTACtggagatgagatgaagagCTTTGCCATCGAGAAGACGACAAAAACCGAAAGAGTCCTCGGTATGATGTGGGTACCGAGTGAAGATGTGTTTGTATTTTCGGCGGATTTCCGAACAGATCTACTCCCGTTGCTGTCTGGGGAAACGCGACCAACAAAGCGGCAAGTGTTGCAGGTGGTCATGAGCCTTTTTGACCCGCTCGGAATTGTGGCCTGCTACACCATACACGGGAAAATTCTCATCCAGTCCATCTGGCGTTCGGGAATTCTGTGGGATGATCCTATCTGCGACGACGACTTTGATATGTGGCAGCGCTGGATCAAACTGACACCGAAGTTGGAAAATGTAAGAGTGCCACGTTGTTATTTCCCCAACTACACTACCGGCAGCTACAATTCACTTCAGCTGCATGTGTTCGTGGACGCCAGTGAGCTGGCCTACTGTGCTGCGGCCTATTTTAGAATCGTTGACGGAGATACTCCCCGCTGCGCTCTGGTGGCAGCTAAGGCCAAAGTTACACCTTTAAGACCACAATCCATACCTCGAAACGAGCTGGGCGCTGCAGTGATTGGTTCTCGGTTGCTGAAGTCTGTAGAAGAAAGTCACTCACTGCAAATTACCGAAAAGTTCCTGTGGACCGATTCTTCGACTGTTATGGCCTGGCTCCGTGCGGATCCACGAAAATATCGCCAATTTGTCGGTTTTAGAATAGCAGAAATTTTGACGAATACTTCGGTGGAAGACTGGCAGTGGGTTCCTTCCCGTGACAACATAGCCGACCAAGGAACCAAATGGGGTAATGGTCCCAACTTCGATCCAGATGGTTTGTGGTACAAAGGACCCGAATTCTTGTACCGACCAACAGAGGAATGGCCGAAACAAAAACCCTGCCTGGAGTCACCCAAAGACGAATTACGGTCGGTAAACGTTCATCGTCAGTCTGACGATGATTTTGTAGTCAACATGGAAAGTTTCTCGCGGTGGGATGGGCTACTCAACCGAGTTGCTTATATGTATCATTTCGTGCACCGCTTCAAGCGCTTCAAACGGGAACCGGTGGAATCTAGTGAATCCTGTGGTGATCTGAATCGTGATGATTATGTGTCGGCGGAAGCAGCCATTTGGCGGGCTGTGCAGCGACAGGTGTTTGCGGAAGAAATTCAAGTGCTTAGAAGCAGTTCTGAGCTTTCATCGAAGCAGTGGAAGCGTATCGGCAAGGGAAGTGTCCTAGCGAAGCTATCACCGGTGATCGATGAGTCCGGTGTTCTCCGGATGGCGAGCAGAATCGACCCTCAAGCGGCTTATTATTCGTTCGACTTTCGAAATCCTGTGATAATACCAAGAGATCATCATGTCACCACTCTTTTGATCCTGCGATTTCACCAAAAGTACGGCCATGCCAATACCGAGACTGTACTGAACGAGCTCAAGCAACGTTACTACATCCCCCGGATGAGAGCCAGTGTGAAGAAGGCGATTAAAAGCTGCATGTGGTGTCGTGTTTATCTGGCTAGACCACAGGCTCCAAAAATGGCCCCACTCCCCCAGCCCAGGGTTAAACCCTATGTACGACCGTTCACCTTCACAGGGCTGGACTACTTCGGACCACTGCTGGTCAAACGAGGACGTAGCGACGAAAAAAG AATCCTGCAGGATGGCAATTCGGCGGTTTGTCGCTAA
- the LOC129756419 gene encoding innexin inx4-like, with protein sequence MDIVAPLKTFLGTKEIDSTNTVWRLHNRATVYLLAFFTILLSARVYFGEPIDCISTAPPDVKKSMNTYCWILGTFISRDPKFVHASWDYIEIGEKMGHIPMEERLYQKYYQWVPFVLAIQAFLFSVPKYLWKFYEGKRMQTLCEDLTSVLYPTSWNVKRKYNTLCYLTQESGKSHTGYALVFLGCEMFNFVVVLVNMMLMNFIFGGFWNSYQPAMRALLSLEMNSWTSYNSLVFPKLAKCDFHMIGPSGSKQNFDALCLLPQNIVNEKIFAFLWLWFIILAVVSGGNFGFRLTQVCCESVRFQLLYSQLEPISYQRLKRVVRDASFGYWFILYQMSRNVNKSIMRQIIKELSKCNRSVQSQQNLERYLSQQNIEQQQQQEDVAIDILDKENDELEDDEVTV encoded by the exons ATGGATATTGTGGCGCCACTGAAAACGTTCCTGGGAACCAAGGAAATCGACAGCACGAATACGGTTTGGCGGCTGCACAACCGTGCAACGGTTTATCTGTTGGCCTTTTTCACCATCCTTCTTTCGGCCCGGGTATATTTCGGTGAACCGATCGACTGCATCTCAACTGCCCCACCGGATGTGAAAAAAAGTATGAACACCTACTGCTGGATTCTGGGGACGTTCATTAGTCGGGATCCTAAGTTTG TACATGCTAGCTGGGATTACATAGAGATTGGAGAAAAGATGGGCCATATTCCGATGGAAGAACGATTGTACCAGAAATATTACCAGTGGGTTCCTTTTGTGCTGGCGATACAAGCGTTTCTGTTCTCGGTTCCAAAATATCTTTGGAAGTTTTACGAAGGCAAACGGATGCAAACTTTGTGCGAGGATTTAA CATCGGTTCTATATCCTACGTCATGGAACGTCAAGCGCAAGTACAATACGCTGTGTTACCTCACACAGGAATCCGGCAAGTCTCATACCGGTTATGCGCTCGTGTTTCTGGGCTGTGAAATGTTTAACTTTGTCGTCGTACTGGTTAACATGATGCTGATGAATTTCATATTCGGCGGTTTCTGGAACAGTTATCAACCGGCGATGCGTGCGTTACTATCACTGGAGATGAACTCCTGGACATCATACAATTCATTAGTCTTTCCAAAACTAGCAAAATGCGATTTCCATATGATTGGACCAAGCGGATCAAAGCAAAATTTCGATGCGCTCTGTTTGTTGCCgcaaaatattgtaaatgaaaaaatttttgctttcCTCTGGTTGTGGTTCATAATTTTGGCTGTCGTTTCCGGGGGAAATTTCGGATTCCGTTTGACTCAGGTTTGCTGCGAAAGCGTCCGTTTTCAGCTACTCTACTCTCAACTGGAACCGATCAGCTATCAACGATTGAAGAGAGTTGTTCGCGATGCTAGCTTCGGCTATTGGTTCATACTCTATCAGATGTCTCGAAATGTTAACAAATCAATAATGAGACAGATCATCAAAGAACTCTCCAAGTGTAACCGATCTGTACAAAGTCAACAGAATTTGGAGCGTTATCTTTCGCAGCAAAATATtgaacaacagcagcagcaagagGACGTGGCAATTGATATTCTGGACAAGGAAAACGATGAGTTAGAAGACGACGAAGTCACAGTATAA
- the LOC129756421 gene encoding EARP-interacting protein homolog produces the protein MDDNNPLVYGLEFQARALASQQAESDKVRFFLATQSLKPNNQLHVVDIHDDQTATLETKVFSHPLGEVWKLTASPHDGRVLASCFSVLKGTQAIMGTAVLRLPDCLDASESGDEFLQFADVEVLKTEGFGNEIRTSEFHPTDTSLLAIVIDGKVLLFNRGEASSKLVAEINAKNSPKFSTGRWSFFSQGNQFITLHDCSVRSFDIRDPNHCAWAIEDAHSQLVRDLDCNPNKQFHIVTGGDDGILKIWDSRNTKEHVFARNDHHHWIWNVRYNTYHDQLILSSSSDGKVLLTCAGSVSSDTLENDLGADGDKDLKERLADGLLQSFDQHEDSVYCAEWSTADPWLFASLSYDGRMIISRVPKQYKYQILL, from the exons ATGGATGATAACAACCCTTTGGTGTACGGCCTAGAATTTCAG GCTCGAGCGCTTGCTTCTCAACAGGCCGAAAGCGACAAGGTTCGCTTTTTCCTGGCAACGCAATCCTTGAAACCGAACAACCAACTCCACGTTGTTGACATCCACGACGACCAAACGGCCACATTGGAAACAAAGGTATTTTCACACCCTCTCGGAGAAGTGTGGAAATTAACCGCAAGCCCTCACGATGGACGTGTCTTGGCGTCGTGCTTCAGTGTTCTCAAAGGAACGCAAGCCATCATGGGTACGGCAGTGTTGCGACTGCCCGATTGTCTGGATGCTTCAGAAAGTGGAGATGAATTTCTTCAATTTGCTGACGTCGAAGTATTGAAAACGGAAGGCTTTGGAAATGAAATCCGTACTTCTGAGTTCCATCCGACGGACACTAGTTTGCTGGCCATTGTCATCGATGGAAAAGTCCTGCTCTTCAATCGAGGAGAAGCATCTTCTAAATTGGTGGCTGAAATAAATGCCAAAAATTCGCCTAAATTTTCTACAGGCCGTTGGTCTTTTTTTAGTCAAGGGAATCAGTTCATAACACTTCATGATTGTAGTGTGCGTTCGTTTGATATCCGGGATCCCAATCACTGTGCCTGGGCGATCGAAGATGCCCATAGCCAGTTGGTGCGGGATCTGGACTGCAACCCGAACAAGCAATTCCACATAGTTACTGGAGGTGATGATGGCATTCTGAAAATCTGGGATAGTCGTAATACGAAAGAGCATGTTTTTGCACGGAACGATCATCATCATTGGATTTGGAACGTGAGATATAATACATATCACGACCAGTTGATCCTATCCAGTAGTAGCGATGGCAAGGTTTTGCTGACGTGTGCTGGTAGCGTCAGTTCTGACACGTTAGAGAACGATTTGGGCGCCGATGGAGACAAAGATCTAAAGGAAAGGTTGGCCGATGGGCTGCTACAATCATTCGATCAGCACGAAGATTCCGTTTACTGTGCAGAGTGGAGCACTGCTGACCCCTGGCTGTTTGCATCGCTGAGCTACGACGGAAGAATGATAATCTCAAGAGTTCCAAAGCAGTATAAGTATCAAATATTATTGTAA